In Zingiber officinale cultivar Zhangliang chromosome 11B, Zo_v1.1, whole genome shotgun sequence, a single window of DNA contains:
- the LOC122033929 gene encoding uncharacterized protein LOC122033929 translates to MALYEVLYGPKCRTPLHWDEDVISTKPKKSYADLKWRDLEFAVGDHVFLKVSPMKGVLRFSKKGKLCPRYIGPFEVLERIGTQAYWLALPLSLSGVHNVFHISMLRGYIPNPSHVIGHTTVQWTPDLSYEEVPKQILDRQVRKLSNKEVRMVKVLWGNQLEEEATWESELDMRNRYPEFFGKSNFEDEFFFRGENCKAPGA, encoded by the exons ATGGCTCTGTATGAGGTGTTGTATGGACCTAAGTGCAGAACACCATTGCATTGGGATGAG GATGTTATCAGCACAAAGCCGAAGAAGAGTTATGCCGATCTAAAATGGAGGGATTTGGAGTTTGCAGTAGGGGATCACGTATTTCTCAAAGTGTCACCGATGAAAGGGGTACTGAGGTTCAGCAAGAAGGGAAAACTCTGCCCAAGGTACATTGGGCCTTTTGAGGTTCTGGAACGAATTGGGACTCAGGCTTATTGGCTTGCTCTACCACTGAGTCTGTCTGGGGTTCATAATGTGTTCCACATATCCATGCTTCGAGGATACATACCTAATCCCTCTCATGTGATTGGTCACACAACCGTGCAGTGGACACCAGATCTGTCCTATGAGGAAGTGCCGAAGCAAATACTTGATCGCCAAGTCCGGAAGCTGAGCAACAAGGAGGTCCGAATGGTGAAGGTTCTATGGGGAAACCAGCTGGAGGAGGAGGCAACGTGGGAATCTGAATTGGATATGCGCAACCGCTACCCCGAGTTTTTCGGTAAGTCAAATTTCGAGGACGAATTTTTTTTTAGGGGGGAGAATTGTAAGGCCCCAGGAGCGTAA